From the genome of Armatimonadota bacterium:
GGCAGAGCTGGGTCGAGGGGTGCTCGCCGCTGCCGAAGGCCTGTCCGGCGTCGAGTCTGATCAGCACCTGTCCTGGGCGTATCCTGGGCCTCATCCAGGCGGGAAGCACCGTGAGGCGGCCAACCTGAAAGGGCTTCGCGTGCGCGCGCCAGACACCGACCCAGTCCGTGTCTCCCACTACGCGCACGCCCACGGTACCGGAGGCAGCCCCACGCGCGAGTGCTCGCCTGAGGCGAGAGAGGGTGCTGCGACCGACCCTGGTAGATGGCAGGTAGGCACGCAACACCCGACGGCCTCGGCTTGAGCTTGCGCTCTCTGAGAACCCGGCCGGGCAGTGGCGCAGCAGGCAGTCACCTGCCAGCTCTGAATCCTGGGACGGCACGTCCACGGAGACCTCGATCCATCGCATGGCGGTGGCCTGCAGGTCCGGCCTACTTGAGCAGGTCCTTCATCTTCTTGAGGATCGGCTTCCGCCTGCCCGGCCGCTTCTCGTCTCCCCGGCTCCGCTCGCCCCCGAGGCGCGCGAGCTCCTCGAGCAATGCCCGCTGCTCGCGCGTCAGCCGAGTCGGGATGGCAACCCGAGCCGTCAGGTGCAGGCCACCGCGGCCGCCACGCAGGTCGGGCAGCCCTCTGCCCCGTACCGAGATCGTCTCTCCCGGCTGCGTGCCGGCCGGCACGGTTACCGGAACCGTGCCGTCAATGCCCGGGAACTCCACCTCGTCGCCCAGCGCGGCCTGCGTCATGGTGAGTTCGATGTCCCGGTAGAGGTCCCGCCCGCGACGTGCAAAGACCGGGTGCGGCGCAACGTGAACGACCACGAAGAGATCGCCGCGGCCTCCGCCTCGTGTACCGGCTTCGCCCTCGCCGGCCAGGCGCAGGTGCATGCCATCCTCCACCCCGGCAGGGATCGTAACCGTGATCTCTCTCCTGGCCTCGGATTGGCCGGCGCCGCGACAGCTCGTACACGGATGGGCTATGTAGGTGCCCGTCCCTCTACACTGGCCGCATGTCATGACCTGCGTCAGATGCCCGAAGACCGTGCGCTGCGCATGGCGGACCTCTCCCGTCCCTTGACATGCCGGACAGCGCTCCGGGCTCGATCCCTGCTCAGATCCGGTGCCGAAGCAGGCAGCGCAGGTCTCGAGCCGATCCACGGTGATGCGTCGCTCCACGCCCGAAGCGACCTCCTCAAGGGCCACCTCCAGGTCGTAGCGCAGGTCGGAACCCCGCTGGGGCCCTTCCCTCTCGGCCCTGGCCGGCCTGGCCCGGCCTCCGAAGAACATCTCAAAGAGATCCTCGAACGGGCCGGCTGCGCCGCCGAAGGGACC
Proteins encoded in this window:
- the dnaJ gene encoding molecular chaperone DnaJ, encoding MNSRDLYEILGVDRRASQEEIKQVYRRLARETHPDVRRDDPHATERFKDVNEAYAVLSDPVKRSQYDRFGQVGAETGPFGGAAGPFEDLFEMFFGGRARPARAEREGPQRGSDLRYDLEVALEEVASGVERRITVDRLETCAACFGTGSEQGSSPERCPACQGTGEVRHAQRTVFGHLTQVMTCGQCRGTGTYIAHPCTSCRGAGQSEARREITVTIPAGVEDGMHLRLAGEGEAGTRGGGRGDLFVVVHVAPHPVFARRGRDLYRDIELTMTQAALGDEVEFPGIDGTVPVTVPAGTQPGETISVRGRGLPDLRGGRGGLHLTARVAIPTRLTREQRALLEELARLGGERSRGDEKRPGRRKPILKKMKDLLK